Below is a genomic region from Mesorhizobium sp. NZP2298.
TTTTCGGCACCTATCACGTCAAAGGCTATCCGCCGCTTTGCGAGGCGATAGCGCGCTACCTTACCGCCTCGCGGGGCGTGAAGTGCACCGCCGAGCAGATCGTGGTGACCAATGGCGCCCAGTCGGCTTTCGATCTGCTGGCCCGGTTGCTGATCGATGAGGGCGACACGGTGTGGATGGAGGAGCCGGGCTATTACGGCGCCGGTTCGGCCTTCGTCTCGGCCGGCGCGAAACTGGCGCCCCTGCGCGTCAGCAATGCAGGCTGGAACCTTGATCCGCCTGATGTCATTCCGCGCATGATTTTCGTGACGCCCTCCTGCCATCACCCACTCGGCATGACCATGCCGATGGAACAGCGGCTCAATCTCCTGCACATGGCCGAGACCTGGCGCTCGTGGATCATCGAGGACGACTATGACGGCGAGTACCGGTTTCAGGGACAACCTATCCCAGCCCTGCAAGGCATCGGCGCGTCAGACCGCGTGGTGTATGTCGGGACCTTCGCCAAGATCCTCTTCCCGGCCATGCGCCTCGGCTTCATGGTGGCGCCCAAGGCGATCGATCACACGATCGTCTCGGCACTGAGCGTCAGCGGCCAGTTCGCCCCCTTGCTCACCCAGGCCGCGCTCGCGGACTTCATGAATGAAGGCCATTTCACCCGCCATCTCAGGCGCATGCGGCGTCTCTACGCGGAGAGGCGGCAGTTCTTCCTGGAAAGCGCGCAGAGGCATCTCGGGGAATGGCTGGATTTCCACACCACCGAATCCGGCATCCAGGTCGTCGGGATTTTCCGCGGCAGATGCAGCGACAGGGCGGTTGCCGAGGCGGCCCTCCAGCAAGGCATCAATGTCTCGGCACTGTCGATCCAGTACCGCCATGGCACGGAGCAGAACGGTCTTGTCATGGGCTTCGCTGCGGCCGATTCGCAGACCACCGAAAAGACGATGCAGAAGTTTCGCACCGTGCTGCAAAGCTATTTCCTGCGTGTCAACAATCCCGGGTAAAGTCCCGGGATTGTTCCTTGTTTTCTAGGTGCAGCGGTTTCCTATGCCATCTGCAATTCCCGTCGCGGCAGCGGCGGGAAGGCGATTGCTATGCCCGCCGCCCCAAGCCCGATCAGGGCCGAGCCGATGAACAGCCAGTGATAGCTGGCGTAGGCGTCGAATATCATGCCGCCGGCGAGCGGTCCCAAGGCCATGCCGAGGCTGGACAGCATGGTGGCGGCGCCGAACACGGTGCCGAGGATGCGCTGGCCGAAATATTCGCGCGCCAGCACGGCATAGAGCGGCATGACGCCGCCATAGGTGGCGCCGAAGATGACGGCCAGCATATAGAACTGGTCGAGCTGGCTGATCGTTAGATAGGCGGCGATGACGATCGCCTGGATCGCGAGGCCCGCGACCAGCACCGGCTTGACGCCGAGCCGGTCGGCCAGCACGCCGTAGAGAAGCCTGCCGCCCAGGCCGGCGAGACCCTCGACACTGTAGATCGTGACTGCCGCCATGGGGGCGACGCCGCACAGCATGGCATAGCTCACCATATGGAAGATCGGGCCGGAATGGGCCGCGCAGCAGGCGAAAAAGGTCAGCCCGAGCACGATGAACTGCGGCGAGCGCAGCGCCTGGCCGACGCTCATGCCCGCACCCTCGGCGACCGGCGCGGAAGCCGCATCCGCAACAGCGGACTTGGGCGGCTGGCGCACCAACAACACCGCCGGCAGCAGCAGCACCCAGGCCATGATGCCGATATCGAACATGGCGGCACGCCATTCATAGGCCGAGATGAGCCAGCGGGCGAAGGGCGAGATCGTCATCGGGGCAACCCCCATGCCGGCCGAGACCAGCGAAACCGCAAGGCCGCGGTGGGTATCGAACCAACCCGTGGTCAGCGCGATCATCGGCGCGAAGAAGGCGCTGGCCGCAAGTCCGACGAGGACGCCATAGGTGATCTGGAAAGTCAGGAGCGAGCCGGCGCGGCTGGCCAGCACCAGCGCCAGCCCGAGCAGCACCGCACCGATCGTCACGACGAGGCGGGCGCCGAAGCGGTCTGAGAGGGCACCCCAGGCGAAGCCGCCAAGGCCCATGACCAGGAAGTTGAGCGTCATGGCGCTTGAAATGCCGGCGCGCGACCACTGGGTGTCGAGCGCCATCGGTTCGAGAAAGATCGCCAGCGAAAACATCGTGCCGATGGCGACACAGGACATCAGCGCGCCTGCCGCGACGATGACCCAACGATAGGAAAGGTTCATGCAAATCTCCCATGCCAGAGGGCAGCTCTGAGCGCTGCTTGCGTCCGAAGGACGCTGGCACGGAAGACGATCCTACAATCCGGTTGCATTTTTTATCCAGTCTGGAACGGACCGTTCTGCCGTCCCCTCAGATCGGCAATTCCGACGTGTATTTGATCGTCCAACTGGGAACGTCGGTCTTGACGTTCTGGACACCCTTGATGCGGCTGAGATGCTCCGACTGGAAGCGGCGATAGTCGTTGATGTCGGCCGCCACCACGCGCACCATGGCATCGCAGTCACCCAGCATCAGATAGCATTCCATGACCTGGGGCAGCTTGGCGACCTCGGTGGCGAAATGCTCGATCGTATCCTCGTCCTGTGCCTTCAGCCAGATGCGGGTGAAGAAGGTGAGGCCCTTGCCGATGCTGGCTGGGTTGAGCACGGCGACATAGCGGTCGATGACGCCGGCTTCCTCCAGCAGCTTGACGCGCCGCAGGCAAGGCGAGGGCGACAGGCCGACCTCGTTGGCCAGATCGTTGTTGGCCATGCGGCCGTCGCGCTGCAGCGCGCGCAGGATGCGTTTGTCGATGTCGTCGAGCTTCATGGCTCACAATTCCATTTTACTGGCCATATGTGACATCAGATGCCAAAATTTGACGATATACAACGATCTTCGCAACCAAATTGCGGAGAAGTGTGGGTATATTTGCCGCCGGTATCACGAGAGTTCAAACGCAGGGAAGCGGCGGCCACGAGGTCGGCCGATGGCAAGCCATGAGCATTTCACAGGCAGTCGAAGCGGCGGGCGATGGCTCGGGGTCGGAGTTCCGCCGCGGCGTGGCGTCCTGCGCGCCGGTGCTGTTCGGCACCATTCCCTATGCTCTTGTGCTTGGCGCCCAGGCGACCCAGAAAGGACTGAGCCCGGTCGAATTGTCCATGATGACGGGGCTGAATTTCGCCGGCGGCTCGGAATTCGCGGCCATCCAGTTGTGGACGTCGCCGCCGCATATCCTGCTCATCGTCGCCATCACCTTCCTGGTCAACAGCCGGCACTTGCTGATGGGCGCGGCCCTGGCACCGTTCCTACGCGACCTGCCGCGAAGCAAGGTGTTTCCGGCGCTGTTCTTCCTGTGCGACGAAAGCTGGGCGCTGGGCCTGGCCGACGCCAAACGGCGTGCGGCGGCGGGCATCACGCCGGCCTTCAGCCCCCGCTACTATCTGGGCGCGGCCCTGGCGATGTATCTGACCTGGGTGGGCTTCACCACGCTGGGCGCTTTGCTCGGCCCGATGCTTGGCCATGTCGAGACCTATGGGTTCAACATGGCGTTTCCGGCAGTCTTCCTGGTGCTGATGCGCGGCATGTGGAAAAGTGTTTCGGCGGCGCGGCCCTGGCTGGTCAGCCTGGTCGTTGCGGCCCTTGTCTATCTCTTCGTTCCCGGCGCCTGGTATGTCGCGGCGGGCGCGGTGTCGGGGCTGCTTGCCGCCTGGCTGATGGCAGGTGACGCATGATCGACATGGCCACCCTCCTCACCATCCTGCTGATGGCCGGCGTCACCTATCTCACGCGGATCGGCGGCTATGTCGTGCTGCGCAACCGCATGCTCAGCGCGCGCGCCACGGCGGTGATGGAGGCGGCACCCGGCTGCGTGCTGATCTCGGTCATCGCGCCAGCCTTCGTGTCGCGGAACCCGGCGGATCTTCTGGCACTGGCTATTACTTTCGTCGCGGCTACGCGGTTGTCCATGCTGCCGACCGTGTTGATCGGGGTCGCTTCGGCAGGTCTGCTGAGGCATCTCATAGGCTAAGCCTCCGGCAGCCAGGCCAGCGTCTGCGTTCACTGAATGGTGGACGTGATGCGCCGACCCTTGGTGTTGAACAGATGCAATTGGGTCAGGTCCGGCGCCAGGAAAACCTGCTGGCCAGGCATCACGGGAATCCGCTCGCGCAACAGCGCGCTCAGCGTGTTGTTGCCGGCTCTGGCCATGACCAGCGTTTCAGAGCCGGTCGGCTCGACCACTTCGACCACGGCCGGCACGCCACTATCGGCGAGCCTGAGATGTTCGGGCCGGATGCCCCAGGCAGAAGCGCTTTCGCCCTGTCCCAGCGCCGGCAAGGGAAACACGATGCCGTCGCTGGCCGTGAAGCCGTCCGCGGTCGTGCGGCCCTGCAAGATGTTCATCGACGGCGAGCCGATGAACTGGGCAACGAACAGATTGGCCGGCCGGTCATAGAGATCGAGCGGGGCGCCAACCTGTTCGACGATGCCGCCATTCATGACGACGATCTTGTCGGCCATGGTCATGGCTTCGACCTGGTCGTGGGTGACATAGACGATGGTGGTTCCCAGGCGCTGGTGCAGCGCCTTGATTTCGGTGCGCATCTGCACACGCAGCTTGGCGTCGAGGTTGGAGAGCGGCTCGTCGAACAGGAAGACCTTGGGATCGCGCACGATGGCGCGGCCCATGGCGACACGCTGGCGCTGGCCGCCGGAGAGCTGGCGCGGGTAGCGGTCCAGCAGATCCTGCAGGCCGAGGATCGTCGCGGCGCGCGTGATCTTGGCGTCGGTCTCGCTCTTGTCGGTCTTCTTCAGGGTCAGCGCGAAAGCCATGTTCTCGCGCACCGTCATATGTGGATAGAGCGCGTAGTTCTGGAACACCATGGCGATGTCGCGCGATTTCGGCGCGACGTCGTTGATGACCTTGCCGTCGAGCGCGATTTCGCCGGCGCTGATATCCTCCAGCCCGGCGATCATCCTGAGCAAGGTCGACTTGCCGCAACCGGACGGGCCGACCAGGATGACGAATTCGCCCGACGCGATATCAACCGACACGCCGTGGATGACCCGCGCCTTGCCATAGGCCTTCTCGACATCGGATATGGTGACCGCACTCATTTGTTGTTCCTCAGAAAGAGACCTCGTCGCCGCCCTTGAGCTGCAGGATCTGCCGCGCCTCGTCGGGGGTGGCGACCGAGGCGCCCAGCCCTTCGATGATCTGGCGCACCTTCTTCACCTGCTCGGCGTTGGATTTCGCCAGCTGGCCCTTGCCGATCCACAGCGAGTCCTCCAGCCCGACGCGCACATTGCCGCCGAGTGCAATCGCCTGGGTGGCGATCGGCAACTGGCTGCGGCCGGCACCCAGCACCGACCAGTGGTAGTCCTGTCCGAACAGGCGGTCGGCGGTGCGCTTCATATGCGCGACATCCTCCGGATGGGTGCCGATGCCGCCCAGTATGCCGAACACGCTCTGGACGAAGAACGGCGCCTTGACCAGGCCACGACCGACGAAATGGGCCAGCGTGTAGAGATGGCCGATGTCGTAACATTCGATCTCGAAACGCGTGCCGTTTTCCGCGCAGGTGCGCAGGATGTGTTCGATGTCGCCGAAGGTGTTGCGGAAGATGCGGTCGCGCGATCCTTCGAGATAGGGCCGTTCCCAGTCGTGCTCGAATGTCTTGAAGCGTTCGAGCATGGGATAGAGACCGAAATTCATCGAGCCCATGTTGAGCGAGGCAACCTCCGGCGCGAAGGTCGCAGCCGGCTTGACCCGCTCCTCGACGCTCATCGTCGCGGCACCGCCGGTGGTGATGTTGACCACGCAGTTGGAGCGCTGCTTGATCACTTTCAGGAAGGGCGCGAAGGCCTCGGTCGACTGGTCGGGCCGGCCATCGGCGGGATTGCGCGCATGCAGGTGGACGATGGCCGCACCCGCCTCGGCCGCCCCGATCGCGGCGTCGGCGATCTCTTGCGCGCTCACCGGCAGATGCGGCGACATGGACGGCGTGTGGATCGAGCCGGTAACCGCGCAGGTGATGATGATCTTGTTCTGGTTCGCCACTTGAAAGGATCCTCGTTTGTTTGACCGCTCCTATTTCACCGCGCCTTGGGTGATGCCCGAGATGAACTGCTTCGACAGCACGATGTAGAGCAGCGTGATCGGCAATGCCGCCAGTGTCAGCCCGGTGAACAGCACGCCCCAGTCGGTGGTGAACTCGCCGACGAAGACGGTGAGGCCCTGCGGCAGCGTCTTGAGATTGTCCGAGGTGATCAGCACCAGCGGGAAGAAGAAGTCGTTCCAGATCGGAACCGCGTTCTGGATCGCGACGATGACCAGTGCCGGGCGCGCCAGCGGCAGCATGATAGAGCGCATGATGCGGAATTCGCTGGCCCCGTCCATGCGCGCGGACTCTTCCAGCTCGCGCGGCAAGGTCCTGAGGAAGCCGGTCATGATGAACACCGCCGAGGGAATGCCCATGGCGACATAGACCAGCACCAGGCCGGCATAGCTGTCGACCAGGCCAAGCGAATCCAGCTGGATGAACAGTGGAATGATCGCCAGCTTCAGCGGCACGGTCATGCCGCTCAGGAAAAACATCAGCACCAGCGCGCTCAGCCGGAACTGGTAGCGGGCAATCGCATAGGCGGCCATGGTGCTGAACAGAAGGATCAGCATCACCGCGGCCGCGGTGATGCTGACCGAATTGGCGAGGTAGCGCACGAAATTGGTTTCGCTCCACACACGTTCGGCATTGGCCAACGAAAAATGCGCCGGCAGGGCGAAGGGTGAACTGAAGATCTCAGCATTGGTCTTGAAGGACGACATCACCATGACGAACAGCGGATAGATCATGATGACGGCGTTGATCGCCAGCATCAGCTGGATGGCGCCGTTCTTCAACAGCTCGCCGGGCTCCCTGGTGCCGACCGCTGCGCTCACAGTTCGATCTCACGACGGCGCAGGTAGCGAAGCGCGATTGCGGTGACGCCGGCAACGATGATGAACATCATCACCGCCAGCGCGCTGCCCTGGCCGAAATCCTGGATGCCTGTCGTCGTCGAGCCGAAGGCGGTGCGGTAGAAATAGAGGCCGAGCACGTCCGTCGCGCCACCGGGCGAGCCGGTGAGGCCAGCCATGACATAGGGGATCTCGAACCAATTGAAGCTGCCGATGAAGGTCAGGATGGTGACGATGGTGATGCTCGGCGCGATCAGCGGCCAGATGATGCGGGTCATCAGCACATAGTCGCCGGCGCCGTCGAGGCGGGCGGCCTCGATCGCTTCCTTGCTGATGCGCTGCATGCCGGCGAGCAGCACCAGTGTCGGGAAGCCTAGCCAGTGCCAGATGTTGGCGAACAGGACGCTGCCCAGCGCCGTCGATTCATTGCCGAGCCAGGGGACGGCGCCGATGCCGACCAGCGCCAGCGTCTGGTTCACCAGACCGAACAGCGGATGCAGGAACAGCTTCCACAGGAAGCCGACGATGACCGCCGACAGCACGACCGGAAGAAAGACGATGACCTGGTGGATGCGGTGACCGGGCAGCGCCTTCAGCAGCGAATAGGCGAGCAGGAAGGCGGTGCCGTTCTCGAACACCATCAGCGCCACGAAAGCGATGATGTTGTGCTTCAGCGCATTGTAGGTCCAGCCGCTATAGGGCTGTTCAAACAACACCTTGCGGAAGTTTTCGAAGCCGATGAATCCGGTCGGCTGCAAGCCGTTGAACTCATAGAAGGCAAGGCGGAAGGCGGAGAGCAGCGGCCACAGGACGAACAGCACCATGACCACCAGGGCCGGTGTCAGCAGGGACGCGATCCAGAGTGACCGGCGCCACGGAAAGGCTTTTGTGGTGTGGCGCCGGCCGATGTTCATGTCACTTGCCCTGGAAAGGCTTGTACCATTTGGCGAGGCCGTCGGTCAGGTCGGCGGCCAGCTGGTCCGGGGTGATCGAACCCGACATCATCTTGGTGATGTCGCCCTGCAGCAGTTCCGATCCCGTCGGCTTCTCGAAACGGAAGTAGACGACATTGATATGCGGCATGGCGGTTTCGTTCAACTTGGCGACATGGGCGAGCAGCTCGTCCTTGATGACGACGCCCTTGATGGGCGAGATGTTGCCGAGAAGGGCGGAGAACTTGTCGCCGAACTCCTTGGTGCCCATCCAGTTGACCAGCTTGAGCGCCGCCTCCTTGTTGGCTGACTTGGCGTTGACGGCATAGCCGCCATCGAAGAACTTGGTCACCTCAGGTGTATCGCCGGCCTTGGCCATGGGCGGGGCGACGAAGTCCATGTTGATGGCGGGGTTCTGGCTCCTGTAGGTGGTGATGTCGAAGCTGCCGCCGGCCAGCATCGCCGCCTTGCCGCTGATGAACAGCTGGCCCGCGGTGTCGTAGTCGATGCCTTCGAAACCGGGAGGCATGTAGTCGCGCAGTTCGAGCAGTTTGCCGAGTGCCGCGACATAGCGCGGGTCCTTGAAGGTGGTCTTGCCCGACGTCAGGTCGCTGACGAAATCCTGGCCGAGGAACGGGTTGGTGAAGATGGCAACGAACATCTCGTTGAACCAGCTGGTGCCCATGCCGTTGGCGAGGGGATAAATACCCTTGTCCTTCAGCGCCTTGCTGACGGTGATGAATTCGTCCCATGTGGTCGGCGGCGTCAGCCCGGCCTTGGCAAAGACGTCCTTGTTGATGAACAGACCGAGCGTCTGCGAAGCGAAGGGCAGGGAATAGACCTTCTTGTCGGCGCGGTAGGTGCCGGCCACCAGCGCATCGGCGGGCTGGTTGGCGAGCGAGGGGACGGTGGTCAGATCCTGCGGCTCGAAATAGCCTGCTTTTACGAACTGCTCCAGCCAACCGTAAGCATGGGTGTGGATGACGTCGCCACCCTTGCCGGCGGCCAGCGCCGTCGAGACGATGGTCGGGTAGTTCTCATCCGGGAACGACTCGAACTTCACATGGATGTCCGGGTTCTCCTTGGTGAAATCGGCGAAAAGTTCGTTGTAGGCGGCCTTGTCTTCCTGGCGCCAGGTCCAGAACGAGATGTCGGTTGCATGCGCCACGCCGGCGGCCAATCCCCATGCGAAAGACGCGGCCGCGAGGGCCAGTCCCATCCTTCTCCTGCTCATGTTGCAATCTCCCAATCGCGCTTGATGCGCTTTTTACGACGATTATCAAATCATAGTTCTTGCCGTCTGGAAAGATAGTTTGTAAAGTTTCCTAACTAATGTGAATTGGACGCGGCAACCCGCTTCGTCCGGCGTGCGCGGTGGACATCGGTGACCCAGAAAATCATTGCAGGCGTGGATATCGGCGGCACCAAGACGCGCATCATGGCGTATCTGGGCGAGCGCATGGTCGCCGACGAGGTGGTGGTGACGGAGAGCTGGCGCATTCGCCAGATGGAGACCGATGCGACGACATTGGCCGGCATCGTCACCAATCTGTGCGGCGGCGTCGCGCCCGCCGCGTTGGCGGTCGGCGCCCATGGCTGCGACACGGGTGAACAATGCCTGCGCTTCCAGGCGCTGCTGGCAGACAGGACCGGCGGCGCGGTGCAAGTGGTCAACGACGCCGAGCTGATGGTGCCGGCCGCCGGCCATGTCGATGGCATCGGTGTCGTCTCCGGCACCGGCTCCATCGCGGTGGCGCGCACGGCTGACGGCAAGATGCTGGCGGCCGGCGGCTGGGGCTGGATCCTCGGCGACGAGGGCAGCGCGCCGGCCCTGGTGCGCGAGGCCGCGAAGGCGATCCGGCACAGCCTCGATCGGGGTCAGCAGGGCGATCCGCTGATTGCCGCGCTGATGCGCGAACTCAACACCGACGACCAGACCAAGCTCGGTATCCTGCTCAACGAAACGCGTGGCGCGGCGGTCTGGGGCCGTTATGCCAACGCCGTGTTCGATGCGGCGATCGCCGGCTCGGTGCTGGCAACCCGCGTCATACGGGAAGGCGGGGCAGGGCTTGCCGCACTGGTCGAACCGTTGATCGAACGCGGCGCCAATCCCGCCCTTGTCGTGGCCGGTGGCGGTGTCATTTCAGAGCAGCCGATGCTGATGACGGCATTCGTCGAGACCATGGCAAAAGTGTCGCCGTCGAGCCAGGTGCTGTTGTTGCGCGAGCCGCCGGTGCTTGGCGCGGTCGCCTTGGCCAGGCGACTGCTCGTCGGCCAAGGGTTGTCCTCACAAATTGGAGTCATTTGAATGCAGAAGCGTATCGGTTATCGCCAGGCGGTGGCGCGCCAGACGGAAAGTCTCGAGATCGGCCGGGGCTCGGTGGCCGCGGTGCTCGAGGGCCTCGATCTCAGCGCTTTTGCCGGCAAGACGATCGGGCTTGCAGGCATCGGCGCCAGCTATCAGGCGGCGCTGGCCGGCGCGCTGTACCTGCGCGCCTCCGGCATCAGGGCTTTCGCCTATACGCCGACCGATCTCTATGGCCGCACGGATGAAGCCGCCGATGCCTTCATCGCTCTGTCGGCTTCGGGGCAGAGCCGCGAAATCTATGATGTCATGCGCGAGGCATCAGCGGCGCCGCGCCTGGCGGTCTGCCGGGGCAGCGACAATCCGCTGGCTGGTCTGACCGGCGCGGTGCTGGCCGCGGATTCGGGCGCCGACAATGGGGCCAGTTCGACGGGCTACACAGGGACCTTGCTGGCGCTCGGCATGCTGATCGACAGGCTTGCCGGCAACAGTTTCGACTGGACGCGTTTGCCCGGCGCTGTCGCCACCATCCTCTCCGGCGCACAACAGGCCGCCGGGCAAGCGGCGCGGCTGCTGCAGGGCAGAACGTCAATTGATATTGTCGGCGCCGGTGTCGGCTTCGCCAATGCCGGCGAGGCGGCGATGCTGATCCGCGAAGCCGTTCGGGTGCCGGCCTCGGGATGGGATACGCTGAACTATCTGCATGGGCCGATGGAATCGCAGGATGCGGCCACCGGCGTGATCGCCCTCGGCGACGGCCGCGAGGTCAAGATCGCGCAGGACATGGCCGGCTTCGGCTGTCCTTGCGTGCTGGTGACGAGGCGCACGGATGTCGCCGATGCCGAAAGGCTGGTGGTGACCTCCATTCCAACCCTCGGCAACGCCATGGCGGACGCCATATTGGAGATCATCGCCATCCAGCTCGTCGTCGGCGACATGCAGGATGCGGCCGGGCTCACCGACATCACGTTCCGCTATCGCCAGACCGACACCAAACTGAAGCCGTGGTCGCCGACGGAAGTCTGACGTCCCTGTCCGGGCAGTGTGGAAATTGCCAAACCGGCTAGCAATGGGGCATTGAGAGAGGGATGCGGCTTTCGAGTCGGGGCGGCAATCTCGCTTTCACCGGCTGCAGACAGGATTTCAGGCAAAGGTCGAACGGCTGAGATGGCGGCTGCGGAAATCCCCAATCTGACCGACAGCGCCCGCGCCGTGCTGCGCCTGCTCGCTTCGCGCGGGCCGGTGACACGGCCGAAGCTCGGCGCCATGCTCGACCTGTCGAAGCCGACCATGTCGGCGGCGGTCTCGGAGCTGAGCGCGCTCGGCCTCGTCGCCTCGCGTGGGCTGGAGCGCGGCGCCATCGGCCGCACGGCGACGATCTACGGTATCGGCCCGGGTGCGGGCTACGCGATCGGCATCGATGTAGGCGCCGCGCAGGTGCGCGCCGTGGCCTATTCGATGGACGCACAGAAGCTGGCGTCGGCGGAAGAGCCCATCCCGGAGACGATAGCCGGCGATGCCGACGAGGTCGGTGCCGTCGTGCTGTCGGTGGCGCGTGCCACAATGGCTGGGGTGGCCAGGAGTTTTCGCGCGCTGCGCGCCATTGCCGTGGCGGTGCCGCGCATCGTGTCCAACGATCGTTTCGACCGCCCCGGGGGGCCGTCCGCCGTTCTTGGCCTGCTGCGGCGCAGCATCGAGGTGCCGATCATCCTGGAAAACAACGTCAACTGCGCGGCCATTGGCGAGATGCATTTTGGTGCCGCGCAAGGCCACCAGACCTTCGCCTTCCTGCAGGTTGGCGTGCGGGTTGGCCTCGGCTTCATCACCGAGGGGCGTTTGTTTCGCGGCGCCGGTGGTGCGGCTGGCGAAATCGGCCGGATGCCGTTTCCGTGGTCGGCCAGCGAGTCGCCCTATCGTGAAGGGCTCGAACATTATCTCGGCTCGCGGGCGCTGATCGAGCGCTGCCGTGTCGACTGGCCAGCACAAGAAGGAGCACCGCCGGACTCGGCCAAGGATCTGTTCGCGCGTGCCCTGGAGGGCTCGCCGCCGGCGGTGGCGGCCGTGGCGCGCCATGCCGCCGATATCGGCAGGCTGGCGGCGGGCTGCATCGGCATGCTCGACCCCGGCCTGATCGTGCTTGGCGGCGGCGTTGGCAGAAACCCGCTGATGACGGAAAATGTCGCGCATGTCGCGGCGGAACTTGCCTGGCCGACGCGGATCGCAGTCAGCTCCCTGGAAGACGGCGGCACGGCGCTCGGTGCGATGAAGCTGGCTGTCGATTACAGCCTTGGACTGATGCTGCGTGAAGGCCGCCATCCGGCCGTCGTGCTGCCGCCGCTCTCGGAACAGCAGCAGGACGACGCAAAGGAAGCTTGATGTGGCCGCGTGATGGTGTCGACATCTCAATCAAGAGGGGCATACAGGCGAC
It encodes:
- a CDS encoding carbohydrate ABC transporter permease; its protein translation is MNIGRRHTTKAFPWRRSLWIASLLTPALVVMVLFVLWPLLSAFRLAFYEFNGLQPTGFIGFENFRKVLFEQPYSGWTYNALKHNIIAFVALMVFENGTAFLLAYSLLKALPGHRIHQVIVFLPVVLSAVIVGFLWKLFLHPLFGLVNQTLALVGIGAVPWLGNESTALGSVLFANIWHWLGFPTLVLLAGMQRISKEAIEAARLDGAGDYVLMTRIIWPLIAPSITIVTILTFIGSFNWFEIPYVMAGLTGSPGGATDVLGLYFYRTAFGSTTTGIQDFGQGSALAVMMFIIVAGVTAIALRYLRRREIEL
- a CDS encoding MFS transporter, with product MNLSYRWVIVAAGALMSCVAIGTMFSLAIFLEPMALDTQWSRAGISSAMTLNFLVMGLGGFAWGALSDRFGARLVVTIGAVLLGLALVLASRAGSLLTFQITYGVLVGLAASAFFAPMIALTTGWFDTHRGLAVSLVSAGMGVAPMTISPFARWLISAYEWRAAMFDIGIMAWVLLLPAVLLVRQPPKSAVADAASAPVAEGAGMSVGQALRSPQFIVLGLTFFACCAAHSGPIFHMVSYAMLCGVAPMAAVTIYSVEGLAGLGGRLLYGVLADRLGVKPVLVAGLAIQAIVIAAYLTISQLDQFYMLAVIFGATYGGVMPLYAVLAREYFGQRILGTVFGAATMLSSLGMALGPLAGGMIFDAYASYHWLFIGSALIGLGAAGIAIAFPPLPRRELQMA
- a CDS encoding AzlC family ABC transporter permease; the protein is MSISQAVEAAGDGSGSEFRRGVASCAPVLFGTIPYALVLGAQATQKGLSPVELSMMTGLNFAGGSEFAAIQLWTSPPHILLIVAITFLVNSRHLLMGAALAPFLRDLPRSKVFPALFFLCDESWALGLADAKRRAAAGITPAFSPRYYLGAALAMYLTWVGFTTLGALLGPMLGHVETYGFNMAFPAVFLVLMRGMWKSVSAARPWLVSLVVAALVYLFVPGAWYVAAGAVSGLLAAWLMAGDA
- a CDS encoding Lrp/AsnC family transcriptional regulator — its product is MKLDDIDKRILRALQRDGRMANNDLANEVGLSPSPCLRRVKLLEEAGVIDRYVAVLNPASIGKGLTFFTRIWLKAQDEDTIEHFATEVAKLPQVMECYLMLGDCDAMVRVVAADINDYRRFQSEHLSRIKGVQNVKTDVPSWTIKYTSELPI
- a CDS encoding carbohydrate ABC transporter permease, with product MSAAVGTREPGELLKNGAIQLMLAINAVIMIYPLFVMVMSSFKTNAEIFSSPFALPAHFSLANAERVWSETNFVRYLANSVSITAAAVMLILLFSTMAAYAIARYQFRLSALVLMFFLSGMTVPLKLAIIPLFIQLDSLGLVDSYAGLVLVYVAMGIPSAVFIMTGFLRTLPRELEESARMDGASEFRIMRSIMLPLARPALVIVAIQNAVPIWNDFFFPLVLITSDNLKTLPQGLTVFVGEFTTDWGVLFTGLTLAALPITLLYIVLSKQFISGITQGAVK
- the mocR gene encoding rhizopine catabolism transcriptional regulator MocR produces the protein MKTSFPIDGIALDRDSPANLHRQLYVQLRGLIERRVLPSGHALPSTRVMARDLNVGRNTVIAACDQLALEGYLAIRPRRPSVVMDLPTRSVVAEHVSVEDANPLSLRGQTMLAQPYHHGRPGMLAFHPGMPDPDNFPFNTWSKLLSRRAKFAHIDLFGTYHVKGYPPLCEAIARYLTASRGVKCTAEQIVVTNGAQSAFDLLARLLIDEGDTVWMEEPGYYGAGSAFVSAGAKLAPLRVSNAGWNLDPPDVIPRMIFVTPSCHHPLGMTMPMEQRLNLLHMAETWRSWIIEDDYDGEYRFQGQPIPALQGIGASDRVVYVGTFAKILFPAMRLGFMVAPKAIDHTIVSALSVSGQFAPLLTQAALADFMNEGHFTRHLRRMRRLYAERRQFFLESAQRHLGEWLDFHTTESGIQVVGIFRGRCSDRAVAEAALQQGINVSALSIQYRHGTEQNGLVMGFAAADSQTTEKTMQKFRTVLQSYFLRVNNPG
- a CDS encoding AzlD family protein — its product is MIDMATLLTILLMAGVTYLTRIGGYVVLRNRMLSARATAVMEAAPGCVLISVIAPAFVSRNPADLLALAITFVAATRLSMLPTVLIGVASAGLLRHLIG
- a CDS encoding BKACE family enzyme, translating into MANQNKIIITCAVTGSIHTPSMSPHLPVSAQEIADAAIGAAEAGAAIVHLHARNPADGRPDQSTEAFAPFLKVIKQRSNCVVNITTGGAATMSVEERVKPAATFAPEVASLNMGSMNFGLYPMLERFKTFEHDWERPYLEGSRDRIFRNTFGDIEHILRTCAENGTRFEIECYDIGHLYTLAHFVGRGLVKAPFFVQSVFGILGGIGTHPEDVAHMKRTADRLFGQDYHWSVLGAGRSQLPIATQAIALGGNVRVGLEDSLWIGKGQLAKSNAEQVKKVRQIIEGLGASVATPDEARQILQLKGGDEVSF
- a CDS encoding ABC transporter ATP-binding protein, which produces MSAVTISDVEKAYGKARVIHGVSVDIASGEFVILVGPSGCGKSTLLRMIAGLEDISAGEIALDGKVINDVAPKSRDIAMVFQNYALYPHMTVRENMAFALTLKKTDKSETDAKITRAATILGLQDLLDRYPRQLSGGQRQRVAMGRAIVRDPKVFLFDEPLSNLDAKLRVQMRTEIKALHQRLGTTIVYVTHDQVEAMTMADKIVVMNGGIVEQVGAPLDLYDRPANLFVAQFIGSPSMNILQGRTTADGFTASDGIVFPLPALGQGESASAWGIRPEHLRLADSGVPAVVEVVEPTGSETLVMARAGNNTLSALLRERIPVMPGQQVFLAPDLTQLHLFNTKGRRITSTIQ